The following coding sequences are from one Formosa haliotis window:
- a CDS encoding SDR family NAD(P)-dependent oxidoreductase, translated as MTKTVLITGGASGLGLELAPLFAKDNYDLVLVDINAKKLNEAKVYLERDYKVNVRTMAKDLSQVNISQEIVTELGETEIDVLVNNAGFGLFGTFATTDWEREAQMLNLHVLTTTHLTKLLLKGMVQRGFGRILNLSSLAAFQPGPLMSLYYATKGYMLSFSEAIANELKGTGVTVTALCPGPTKTSFQEVVSSGTTENKITFNMATAKDVAAYGYKAMNKGKSVAIPGGFNKFLATLPRFMPRNVATSIVRNIQEKNR; from the coding sequence ATGACAAAAACGGTATTGATAACTGGAGGTGCTTCTGGTTTAGGATTAGAATTGGCTCCTTTATTTGCAAAGGATAATTATGACTTGGTGTTAGTGGATATCAATGCAAAAAAATTAAATGAAGCTAAGGTCTATTTAGAACGGGATTACAAGGTGAATGTACGAACTATGGCCAAAGATTTAAGTCAGGTAAATATATCGCAGGAAATTGTAACCGAACTTGGAGAAACAGAAATAGATGTTCTTGTAAATAATGCCGGATTTGGTTTGTTTGGAACCTTTGCAACTACCGATTGGGAACGCGAAGCACAAATGCTAAATTTACACGTATTAACAACGACTCATTTAACCAAACTCCTTTTAAAAGGCATGGTACAGCGTGGATTTGGTCGTATTCTTAATTTGTCTTCTTTGGCAGCCTTCCAGCCCGGACCTTTAATGTCCTTATATTATGCCACAAAGGGATACATGTTATCGTTTTCTGAAGCCATAGCTAACGAACTTAAAGGCACTGGTGTAACGGTTACGGCCTTATGCCCTGGCCCTACAAAAACCTCGTTTCAAGAAGTCGTGTCTAGCGGAACAACCGAAAACAAAATCACTTTTAATATGGCTACGGCTAAAGATGTGGCAGCCTACGGTTATAAAGCCATGAATAAAGGCAAATCTGTTGCCATCCCTGGCGGATTCAATAAATTTCTTGCTACTTTACCGCGGTTTATGCCTCGTAATGTCGCAACATCTATCGTTAGAAATATTCAGGAGAAAAACAGATAA
- a CDS encoding NAD(P)-dependent oxidoreductase, with product MKFAIIKERKTPPDRRVVLTPKTLLQVKQQYPKASFKVEKSKIRIFPDEVYKLAGFTVVKEVADCDVFIGVKEVPVEYLIPNKSYFFFSHTIKKQPYNRKLLQAVLEKNITLYDHETITDAKGIRLIGFGRFAGIVGAYNAFRTWGLKFDSWKLPKANTLTDQKALNAQLTKIRVPNIKILLTGDGKVAHGAIETLEALKISKVSIDDYLTKSFSKPVYCNIDSLNYNRRIDGKVKPLKDFFKHPEHYESTFMRFASVSDMLITGHFYGDGAPFLFTREDAKSADFNIKVVADISCDIDGPVATTIRPSTIENPIYGYNPQTETEVDFTNPDAIAVMAVDNLPCELPKDASQGFGKMFLKSVIPAFFNNDEDGVLERAKMTENGKLTPRFAYLQDFVDGKE from the coding sequence ATGAAATTTGCCATTATCAAAGAACGTAAAACCCCGCCAGACAGGCGTGTAGTACTTACACCAAAAACGTTATTACAAGTTAAACAACAATATCCGAAGGCGAGTTTTAAGGTTGAAAAATCTAAAATCCGCATTTTCCCCGACGAAGTTTATAAACTTGCAGGTTTTACTGTTGTTAAAGAGGTGGCAGATTGCGATGTTTTTATAGGGGTTAAAGAAGTTCCTGTAGAATATTTAATTCCAAATAAATCGTATTTTTTCTTTTCGCATACTATAAAAAAACAACCCTATAACAGAAAACTTTTACAAGCTGTTTTAGAAAAAAACATTACACTTTACGATCACGAAACTATAACAGATGCTAAGGGCATACGGCTAATTGGTTTCGGACGATTCGCCGGTATTGTTGGTGCCTATAATGCCTTTAGAACCTGGGGGCTTAAATTTGATTCTTGGAAGCTGCCAAAAGCTAACACTTTAACCGACCAAAAGGCATTAAATGCTCAGTTAACTAAAATTCGAGTGCCTAATATTAAAATCCTTTTAACGGGTGATGGCAAAGTTGCACATGGTGCAATAGAAACCTTAGAAGCTCTTAAAATCTCTAAAGTTAGCATAGACGACTACTTAACAAAAAGCTTCTCTAAGCCTGTGTATTGCAACATTGACTCTTTAAATTATAATCGACGTATAGACGGGAAGGTAAAACCCCTTAAAGATTTCTTTAAACATCCAGAACACTACGAATCGACTTTTATGCGATTTGCTTCTGTATCAGACATGCTTATTACAGGGCATTTTTATGGAGATGGAGCTCCGTTTTTATTTACAAGAGAAGATGCTAAATCGGCTGACTTTAATATAAAAGTCGTGGCAGATATAAGCTGTGATATCGACGGACCGGTAGCAACAACTATTCGACCTTCAACTATAGAAAATCCGATATATGGCTATAATCCACAAACCGAAACCGAAGTCGATTTTACTAATCCCGATGCTATAGCCGTCATGGCTGTTGATAATTTGCCTTGCGAACTGCCTAAAGATGCCAGTCAAGGTTTCGGAAAAATGTTTCTAAAAAGTGTTATTCCTGCTTTCTTTAATAATGATGAAGATGGTGTTTTAGAGCGTGCAAAAATGACAGAAAACGGAAAGCTTACACCACGTTTCGCTTATCTACAAGATTTTGTAGACGGCAAGGAATAA
- a CDS encoding T9SS type A sorting domain-containing protein has protein sequence MKQKLPFLLMFLLAFTWYGKANNDKYRLILFDNPATTITVAWNQISGNNATVYYGTEDFGTNSESYPFSKTVDHSTTAKGMNNQFSRLTNLSPNTIYFFVIADSEGVSKRFWFKTAPADDSRLFFIAGGDSRNNREPRQNANKLVSKLKPHAVFFGGDMTDDDTNTEWQEWFDDWQLTTAEDGRMFPIVPARGNHESASSVYELFDTRNENSYYAITWGNDLIRTYTLNTEISVLGDQLTWLKTDLSNSEHLTWKMAQYHKPMRPHTSGKSEGNNEYNAWAHLFYEQNIRLVVDSDSHTAKTTWPVRPSSAPGNDEGFVVDEEKGTVYTGEGCWGAPLRPNNDDKSWTRNSGSFNQFKVIFINKQKIELRTINVNNANDVTEMASANTNPFILPENLNVFSPETGSIVEISNTVDNPCPIVGTACDDGNPDTVNDEEDGFCNCVGLLNTELEEKSIPVASGQDDAEEDISTGTVTLESSTLELINNGADQVVGIRFNNVNIPEGATLYRAYIQFETAENSQVNPTNLTIHGELSAASTAFMSSEQDISSRLLTENSKVWNDITPWETPEESGIYQRTPYVTDIVSEIVSQTEWTLGNAITFMFSGSGKRVAGSFEGHAAPVLKLFYQIPCNPAGTVCDDGDPTTTIDLEDGNCNCIGIKDEDTLTFQVNTGSDDAEQAETGGAMYSDSSDLELVYDSFADQFNQTVGVRFNNILVPKGATILNARIQFTVDETSSDATNLVIHGEKVNNSMTFAETANNITNRTQTTATVNWFNVPAWNTVGESGNDQETPNLKSIVQEIVDQDDWQPYNSMSFFITGEGRRTAEAFDGSAEGAPKLVVTYSILGNTCDVAGTPCDDGDDSTINDEQDGSCNCAGIPSNSTEQENLVLLSNDDAEENLETGEVDLTSSDLELIYDGANQVVGIRFNEVQFPEGSTLYRAYIQFETDEDDMEEDPTNLLIHGELTATSSEFNSDKNNISSRTLTSSSVAWNSIPVWDTVGEAGVNQRTPYVTDIVREIMSQTEWTSGNAITFMFSGSGKRVAEAKDGSAAPVLKLFYISPCNPLGTTCDDGNPNTSFDVEDGNCNCVGIENSGMLTYQVNHSNNDAEEEVSTGIMDITSSDLELIAESGDTDQYVGIRFEGIQLPANAKISNAYIQFTTDDDNDNVTNLEIRAEAVANSAMFTSENKNISSRTLGNEVVQWTEIPEWTSEDIGNADEKQRTPNLAPLVQEVLSQTGWELLNAMTFIFSGSGEREAEAFDGTAAPQLIITYTINNGLTVEDNVLENAFKVYPNPVKNVLNVTSKLNISKLNVYDISGKLILNKQIGVKTLKHQIDVSRFQNGMYFIEVFTNTTKQTIKFIKK, from the coding sequence ATGAAACAAAAACTACCCTTTTTATTAATGTTTTTATTAGCTTTTACATGGTATGGTAAAGCCAATAACGATAAATACAGGTTAATACTTTTTGATAATCCAGCAACAACAATTACAGTGGCATGGAATCAGATATCTGGAAACAATGCCACTGTATATTATGGAACAGAGGATTTTGGTACTAATTCAGAATCTTATCCTTTCTCCAAAACTGTAGATCATTCTACTACCGCTAAAGGGATGAATAATCAGTTTTCTAGACTGACTAATCTTAGCCCAAATACGATTTACTTTTTTGTGATTGCTGATAGTGAAGGCGTAAGTAAAAGATTTTGGTTTAAAACAGCCCCGGCTGATGATAGTAGATTATTTTTTATTGCTGGTGGGGACTCAAGAAATAATAGAGAGCCACGACAAAATGCTAATAAATTAGTTAGTAAATTAAAACCACACGCTGTGTTCTTTGGTGGAGATATGACCGATGATGACACGAATACAGAATGGCAAGAATGGTTCGACGACTGGCAATTAACCACAGCAGAAGACGGGAGAATGTTCCCTATAGTACCGGCGCGTGGAAATCACGAATCAGCATCATCTGTCTACGAGTTGTTCGATACAAGAAATGAAAATTCGTATTATGCCATTACTTGGGGTAACGATTTAATTAGAACCTACACCTTAAATACTGAAATTTCTGTCTTAGGCGACCAATTAACTTGGTTAAAAACAGATTTGTCCAATTCTGAGCATTTAACTTGGAAAATGGCACAATACCATAAGCCTATGCGACCACATACTAGTGGAAAATCTGAAGGAAATAACGAATACAACGCTTGGGCACATTTATTTTATGAACAAAATATAAGATTAGTCGTAGATAGCGATTCTCATACCGCTAAAACCACTTGGCCTGTTAGGCCTTCTTCTGCTCCTGGGAATGATGAAGGTTTTGTAGTCGATGAAGAAAAAGGAACGGTATATACTGGCGAAGGCTGTTGGGGAGCTCCACTAAGACCAAATAATGACGATAAAAGCTGGACAAGAAATTCGGGGTCTTTTAACCAATTTAAAGTAATCTTTATTAACAAACAAAAAATTGAACTACGCACTATTAATGTAAATAATGCCAATGATGTTACTGAAATGGCTAGTGCAAACACCAACCCGTTTATTTTACCAGAAAACCTAAATGTGTTTTCTCCAGAAACAGGATCTATAGTAGAAATATCTAATACTGTAGACAATCCTTGTCCTATAGTTGGTACCGCTTGCGATGATGGTAATCCTGATACTGTAAATGATGAGGAAGATGGTTTCTGTAATTGTGTGGGACTATTAAATACAGAATTAGAAGAAAAATCAATCCCTGTAGCTTCAGGTCAAGATGATGCCGAAGAGGATATTTCAACAGGAACGGTAACTTTAGAAAGTTCAACTTTAGAACTTATAAATAATGGCGCAGATCAAGTAGTAGGTATTCGATTTAATAATGTAAATATTCCTGAAGGCGCAACTTTATACAGAGCATATATTCAGTTCGAAACCGCAGAAAACAGCCAAGTCAACCCTACTAATTTAACGATTCATGGAGAGTTATCGGCAGCAAGTACAGCGTTCATGTCTTCAGAACAAGATATTTCATCTCGCCTTTTAACGGAAAACTCAAAAGTATGGAATGATATTACACCTTGGGAAACTCCAGAAGAATCTGGGATTTATCAACGAACGCCATATGTTACAGATATAGTTAGTGAAATAGTTTCTCAAACCGAATGGACTTTAGGAAATGCCATTACATTTATGTTCTCTGGTTCAGGAAAACGCGTTGCAGGATCATTCGAAGGACATGCTGCTCCTGTCTTAAAATTATTTTATCAAATACCTTGTAACCCTGCAGGGACGGTGTGCGATGATGGGGACCCAACAACAACTATCGATTTAGAAGATGGAAATTGTAACTGTATAGGAATTAAAGATGAAGACACGCTTACTTTTCAAGTGAATACAGGTAGTGATGATGCCGAACAAGCAGAAACCGGTGGTGCTATGTATTCGGATAGCTCAGATTTAGAACTGGTATACGATTCTTTTGCAGACCAATTTAACCAGACTGTAGGTGTGCGATTTAATAATATTTTAGTACCTAAAGGTGCAACCATATTAAATGCAAGGATACAATTTACTGTTGATGAAACTTCTAGCGATGCTACCAATTTAGTTATTCATGGAGAAAAGGTTAATAATAGTATGACATTTGCTGAAACCGCAAATAATATTACCAATAGAACCCAAACAACAGCTACCGTAAACTGGTTTAATGTGCCTGCTTGGAATACAGTTGGAGAATCTGGAAATGATCAGGAAACTCCAAATTTAAAATCTATAGTTCAAGAAATTGTAGATCAAGACGATTGGCAACCTTATAACTCCATGTCATTTTTTATAACAGGAGAAGGTAGAAGAACCGCTGAAGCTTTTGATGGGTCTGCAGAGGGTGCTCCAAAATTAGTAGTGACTTACAGTATTTTGGGTAATACCTGTGATGTGGCAGGAACACCATGTGATGATGGCGATGATTCTACAATTAATGATGAACAAGATGGTTCTTGTAATTGCGCTGGTATTCCTTCAAATAGTACGGAACAAGAAAATCTAGTATTACTTTCTAATGATGATGCTGAAGAGAATTTAGAGACTGGTGAAGTCGATTTAACAAGTTCTGATTTAGAATTAATTTATGACGGAGCGAATCAAGTTGTAGGTATTCGTTTTAATGAGGTGCAATTTCCAGAAGGTTCTACATTGTACAGAGCCTATATTCAATTCGAAACCGATGAAGATGATATGGAAGAAGATCCTACAAATTTATTAATTCATGGCGAGCTAACAGCAACGAGTTCAGAGTTCAATTCAGATAAAAATAATATATCATCAAGAACATTAACCTCATCATCTGTAGCATGGAATTCTATTCCTGTTTGGGATACGGTAGGTGAAGCGGGAGTTAATCAACGCACACCTTATGTTACAGATATTGTTAGAGAAATTATGTCGCAAACCGAATGGACTTCAGGAAATGCCATTACATTTATGTTCTCTGGTTCAGGAAAACGAGTTGCTGAAGCTAAAGATGGTTCGGCCGCACCAGTATTAAAACTGTTTTATATTTCTCCATGTAACCCTCTAGGTACTACCTGTGACGATGGGAATCCAAACACAAGTTTCGATGTAGAAGATGGTAATTGTAATTGTGTGGGAATAGAAAATTCTGGAATGCTAACGTATCAGGTTAATCATTCTAATAACGACGCAGAAGAAGAAGTTTCTACTGGAATAATGGATATTACAAGTAGTGATTTAGAATTAATTGCTGAAAGTGGTGATACAGATCAGTATGTTGGTATAAGATTCGAAGGAATTCAATTACCGGCAAATGCTAAAATAAGCAATGCATATATTCAGTTTACCACAGATGATGATAACGATAATGTTACTAATTTAGAAATCCGTGCAGAAGCGGTTGCTAATTCTGCCATGTTTACTTCTGAAAATAAAAATATTTCATCAAGAACATTAGGAAATGAAGTGGTACAGTGGACTGAAATTCCAGAGTGGACTTCAGAAGACATAGGTAATGCAGACGAAAAACAAAGAACTCCAAATTTAGCACCTTTAGTTCAAGAGGTACTAAGCCAAACAGGCTGGGAATTGTTAAACGCCATGACCTTTATATTTTCAGGAAGCGGAGAACGTGAAGCTGAAGCTTTCGATGGAACGGCAGCCCCACAATTAATCATAACTTATACTATAAATAATGGATTAACTGTCGAGGATAATGTTTTAGAAAACGCTTTTAAAGTGTATCCAAATCCTGTGAAAAATGTTCTAAATGTAACTAGTAAATTAAATATTAGTAAGCTAAATGTATACGATATAAGTGGTAAATTAATTCTTAATAAGCAGATTGGTGTTAAAACTTTAAAGCACCAAATAGATGTATCACGTTTTCAAAATGGAATGTATTTTATAGAAGTTTTCACTAATACAACTAAACAAACTATCAAGTTTATTAAAAAATAA
- a CDS encoding family 16 glycosylhydrolase: protein MKQLNKLKRVGKYLCVKAILCSTSILFAQQPTKTSNANDQWQIKWNASDEFNNDNPDWQKWQKTSGLPNTTAWKWDNQNNVEINDGAAALTMRQNANNAADDGTYFKSGILKSYATFTYGYFEAKIKGADIGEGVCPSFWLYSNFDRNVGDGKTIYSEIDIVELQQFDWYEGHQDDIQDIDLNLHAVVKQNGQDVWRRPKMYPDEQLNKWRAPWDPTQDYHIYGCEVNEQEIIWYVDGVEVVRKPNTYWHRPMNITLSLGLRKPFVEFFNNRNNAINPETNAKAKAKLPGMPTSMFVDYVRVWEKTGSTTTPPNSSMGTLENEGFETGDLTHWDASAGASAVISNNKNSGQHAGEVNNSSIAQLVTLKANTSYTISAYGKTTLGNSAFIGINKHDTNALVKNHEFSSTTFTKGEFSFTTGDQESVYRIWFWSSASAFCDDFSLTEDSASGEDTVAVTGVNLDLTNLSLHVGDTQTVSATVLPENASNKNVTWSAANTNIVTINQNGEIQAVQSGNTTIQVKTIDGNFTATCEIIVNNTDEDGSSTGTAETPTQGETITLLSSAGLFLTVNTASGTAVQATINSATSLEKFIVLEKDGFLSFQSSATNKYVTTASDNIIRCGATGIFNRQMFTLESDGSDGVYIKSKINGNYWVIASNNAITATATTKAQASIFYWNIDHMETTKSNTLSNNDSIEMQNAAIYPNPYNGGMLTIKLGTTFSGELEIYDLGGKRISMQPITSKRSLKINVSNLGLSNGLYFIKLSNHNTTITKKLLVKK, encoded by the coding sequence ATGAAACAACTAAACAAACTAAAAAGGGTTGGTAAGTACTTATGTGTTAAAGCTATATTGTGTAGTACGAGTATTTTATTTGCCCAACAACCAACCAAAACCTCGAACGCAAACGACCAATGGCAAATAAAATGGAATGCCTCAGACGAGTTTAACAACGACAACCCAGATTGGCAAAAATGGCAAAAAACGTCTGGCCTTCCTAATACCACCGCATGGAAATGGGATAACCAAAATAATGTCGAAATTAACGATGGTGCCGCAGCCTTAACTATGCGGCAAAACGCAAACAATGCTGCAGACGATGGCACGTATTTTAAATCTGGAATTTTAAAATCGTATGCTACGTTTACCTATGGCTATTTTGAAGCTAAAATAAAGGGAGCAGATATAGGAGAAGGTGTCTGTCCTTCTTTTTGGTTATACAGTAATTTTGATAGAAATGTAGGAGACGGAAAAACGATTTATAGCGAAATTGATATTGTAGAATTACAGCAATTTGATTGGTATGAAGGTCATCAAGATGACATCCAAGACATCGATTTAAATCTACATGCCGTTGTAAAACAAAACGGACAAGATGTATGGAGACGACCAAAAATGTACCCAGATGAACAATTAAATAAATGGCGAGCCCCTTGGGATCCTACACAAGATTATCATATTTATGGTTGTGAGGTTAACGAACAAGAAATAATTTGGTATGTAGATGGTGTAGAAGTTGTAAGAAAACCAAATACCTATTGGCATCGCCCTATGAATATTACTCTTTCTTTAGGTCTTAGAAAGCCTTTCGTAGAATTTTTCAACAACCGTAACAATGCCATAAATCCAGAAACCAATGCTAAAGCCAAAGCAAAATTACCAGGTATGCCTACATCGATGTTTGTGGATTACGTTCGAGTTTGGGAAAAAACAGGTAGTACTACTACGCCACCAAATTCTAGCATGGGAACCTTAGAAAATGAGGGTTTTGAAACCGGAGATTTAACCCATTGGGATGCCAGCGCTGGAGCCTCAGCTGTTATAAGTAACAACAAAAACTCTGGACAGCATGCTGGAGAAGTTAACAACTCAAGCATTGCACAATTAGTAACCTTAAAGGCCAATACGTCTTACACCATTTCTGCTTACGGTAAAACAACCTTGGGAAACTCAGCCTTTATAGGAATAAATAAACATGACACTAACGCATTGGTAAAAAATCACGAATTTTCGAGTACCACCTTTACTAAAGGAGAGTTTTCCTTTACTACTGGAGACCAAGAATCTGTTTATCGAATATGGTTTTGGTCCTCTGCTTCTGCATTTTGCGATGACTTTTCCTTGACAGAGGACAGTGCTAGCGGCGAAGATACGGTTGCAGTTACAGGTGTTAATTTGGATCTCACTAATCTTTCTCTTCATGTAGGAGATACCCAAACTGTAAGTGCAACCGTATTACCAGAAAATGCGAGTAATAAGAATGTTACTTGGTCTGCTGCAAATACTAACATCGTTACCATTAATCAAAATGGAGAAATTCAAGCAGTACAGAGCGGAAATACCACCATTCAGGTAAAAACAATTGATGGAAATTTCACAGCTACTTGTGAGATTATAGTAAACAACACAGACGAAGACGGTTCTAGCACTGGTACAGCTGAAACGCCAACACAAGGTGAAACCATTACTTTACTTTCATCTGCTGGTTTATTTCTTACCGTAAATACGGCTTCGGGAACTGCGGTGCAGGCAACAATAAATTCGGCAACCTCTCTTGAAAAATTTATAGTTTTAGAGAAAGACGGATTTCTGTCATTTCAATCTAGTGCCACCAACAAATATGTAACTACTGCTAGCGATAATATAATTCGCTGTGGTGCAACGGGGATATTTAATCGACAAATGTTCACTCTGGAATCAGATGGTTCAGATGGCGTTTATATTAAATCAAAAATAAATGGTAATTATTGGGTTATTGCTAGCAATAATGCTATTACTGCTACGGCCACAACTAAAGCACAAGCTTCTATATTTTATTGGAATATAGACCATATGGAAACCACAAAATCGAATACACTTTCAAATAACGATAGTATAGAAATGCAAAATGCTGCAATTTACCCAAACCCTTATAATGGCGGAATGCTAACCATAAAACTTGGGACCACATTTTCTGGAGAATTAGAAATTTATGATTTAGGAGGAAAACGTATTTCAATGCAACCTATAACTTCAAAAAGATCATTAAAAATAAATGTATCTAACCTTGGCTTAAGCAACGGACTATATTTTATAAAACTTAGCAACCACAACACAACAATTACCAAAAAATTGCTTGTAAAAAAGTAA
- a CDS encoding VOC family protein, with protein sequence MNVQAYLAFNGDCHEALNFYSEIFKAEIKNKQTYEDRNIDIPNSYRKKLQHAELKGNGVHFMAYDAAPDTPLNQGTKIHMSVDLKTPTEAEQLFNELSKAGQVHHDFREREWGHFGRCTDKYGINWMVNCNN encoded by the coding sequence ATGAATGTACAAGCATATTTGGCCTTTAATGGGGATTGCCATGAGGCGTTAAACTTTTATAGTGAAATATTTAAAGCCGAAATAAAAAATAAACAAACTTACGAGGACCGTAATATAGATATCCCAAATTCGTATCGTAAAAAACTTCAGCATGCCGAGCTAAAGGGGAATGGGGTGCATTTTATGGCTTACGATGCCGCACCAGATACGCCTTTAAATCAAGGTACTAAAATACATATGAGTGTGGACTTAAAAACACCAACAGAAGCTGAGCAATTATTTAATGAATTATCTAAAGCGGGGCAAGTGCATCACGATTTTAGAGAACGTGAATGGGGCCATTTTGGACGCTGTACCGATAAATATGGAATTAATTGGATGGTAAACTGTAATAATTAA
- the hpf gene encoding ribosome hibernation-promoting factor, HPF/YfiA family gives MQIIFEYHDVQASESLEKLTREKLEKLGEKFEMVIRGDVFFKVENTTSDETGKICNIRLSLPGPRLFAEASHDNFPDSISESISDLERQLRKRKDKMKTF, from the coding sequence ATGCAAATTATATTTGAGTATCACGATGTACAAGCTAGCGAATCGCTAGAGAAACTGACACGGGAAAAATTAGAGAAATTAGGAGAAAAATTCGAAATGGTAATTCGTGGCGATGTGTTTTTTAAAGTAGAAAACACGACGTCTGATGAGACTGGAAAAATTTGTAATATCAGATTAAGTCTTCCAGGGCCGCGACTTTTTGCCGAGGCTAGTCATGATAATTTTCCTGATTCCATTTCAGAATCTATCAGCGATCTTGAACGTCAGTTACGTAAACGTAAAGATAAAATGAAAACATTTTAA
- a CDS encoding DUF1989 domain-containing protein produces MLHIINEQSGKTIQLKKGDILTVINPQGQQVSDMVLFNAHDIKEKISSGKTLDFEESILLSTGNYLWSNRSNKMMKILEDTNGRNDFLLAPCSTETFVIMYDNVGYHPSCLENLTRNLEPYGISQDDIPTAFNIFMNVQFDKYGKLSVLPPTSKPGDFVKFEAQMDLLVCLTACSAEDSNGGTFKPIHFKVKSQAK; encoded by the coding sequence ATGTTACATATAATTAACGAACAAAGCGGAAAAACTATCCAACTAAAAAAAGGTGATATTTTAACGGTTATCAACCCTCAAGGTCAGCAAGTTAGCGATATGGTGCTTTTTAACGCACATGATATTAAAGAAAAAATATCTTCAGGTAAAACTTTAGATTTCGAAGAATCTATTTTATTAAGTACAGGAAATTATTTATGGAGTAATAGGTCTAATAAAATGATGAAAATCTTAGAAGATACTAATGGAAGAAATGACTTTCTTTTAGCGCCTTGTAGTACAGAAACCTTTGTTATTATGTACGATAACGTAGGTTATCATCCAAGCTGTCTAGAAAATTTGACTAGAAATTTAGAGCCTTATGGCATTTCACAAGATGATATACCTACAGCATTTAATATTTTTATGAATGTTCAGTTTGATAAATATGGAAAATTATCTGTGCTCCCTCCTACTTCTAAGCCTGGAGATTTCGTGAAGTTTGAGGCCCAAATGGATCTGTTAGTTTGCCTTACAGCTTGCTCGGCAGAAGATAGTAATGGCGGCACCTTTAAACCCATTCATTTTAAAGTAAAATCTCAAGCCAAATAG